One window of the Allorhizobium ampelinum S4 genome contains the following:
- a CDS encoding type II toxin-antitoxin system PemK/MazF family toxin gives MKRGDLVKVAVPGDFGKPRPALIIQSDFFSETGTATVLLISSTLVDAPLLRVMVQPSPANGLKKPSQIMVDKAMSIRRERLGPAFGRLDDDAMLSVTRSLVVFFGFG, from the coding sequence GTGAAGCGGGGCGATCTTGTAAAAGTCGCCGTGCCCGGCGACTTTGGTAAGCCGCGCCCTGCCCTCATCATTCAATCAGATTTTTTCTCTGAAACCGGCACCGCAACCGTGTTGCTGATCTCCTCTACCCTTGTCGATGCGCCGCTGCTGCGGGTGATGGTGCAACCGTCGCCTGCCAATGGCTTGAAAAAACCATCACAGATCATGGTGGACAAAGCGATGTCGATCAGGCGAGAGCGGCTTGGCCCCGCCTTCGGTCGGTTGGATGATGACGCCATGCTGTCCGTGACCCGTTCGCTGGTGGTGTTTTTCGGCTTTGGCTGA
- a CDS encoding sensor histidine kinase produces MNFGRVRPLLRLRHSLRAQLLAWVMVTLVGVIGFNLYFGLVMARSTANLVTDNMLLGSARMIAEAVRVDQGGNVEVDIPPAALEIFDTGFGDRVYYRVTTAWGNLVSGYADLQTPAHERQGEDMVFRNLNVRALMLNHPVVGVDSSVGTEGAGVTVTVAVTRYSQQAMRTHLWFSNFNGQVLLVLVAGLVTVLGLQRGLGPVLRLRDAVRARRRDQLEPFDETIVHTELRPLVRALNDYMNRVQRQMAAQKRFVANAAHQLRTPLTLISTQASFAARETDPARREEALHALIRSTRQVTRLAEQLLTLTRAEPGSRAPRADRVDMADIARQVLEAQAEDALRRGIDLGLEAEGAAPVTGDATMLREMVVNLVDNALRYTPSPGVVTVTVETLADTVQLTVEDSGPGIAPAEHEQVFERFYRIIGTQPEGSGLGLAIVREVVEGAGGKVTLGSAAEGGLKVVVRLPRAG; encoded by the coding sequence ATGAATTTTGGTCGTGTCCGGCCCTTGCTGCGGCTGCGCCACAGCCTGAGGGCCCAGCTTCTGGCCTGGGTGATGGTGACGCTGGTCGGCGTGATCGGCTTCAATCTGTATTTTGGGCTGGTCATGGCCCGCAGCACTGCCAATCTGGTGACGGATAATATGCTGCTCGGCTCAGCACGAATGATTGCCGAGGCGGTGCGGGTCGATCAGGGCGGCAATGTCGAGGTGGATATTCCACCCGCAGCGCTGGAAATCTTCGATACCGGCTTTGGCGACCGGGTCTATTACCGGGTCACGACCGCCTGGGGCAATCTGGTGTCCGGCTATGCCGACCTGCAAACACCGGCCCATGAGCGCCAGGGCGAGGACATGGTGTTTCGCAATCTCAATGTCCGCGCCTTGATGCTGAACCATCCTGTGGTTGGGGTTGATTCCAGTGTAGGCACGGAGGGCGCTGGCGTTACGGTGACGGTGGCGGTGACGCGTTATAGCCAGCAGGCGATGCGCACCCATCTGTGGTTTTCGAATTTTAACGGGCAGGTTCTGCTGGTTTTGGTCGCCGGGTTGGTGACGGTGCTGGGGCTCCAGCGTGGGCTTGGCCCCGTCTTACGGCTGCGCGATGCGGTGCGCGCCCGCCGTCGTGACCAGTTGGAACCTTTTGATGAGACAATCGTCCATACCGAGCTTCGTCCGCTGGTGCGGGCGCTGAATGATTATATGAACCGCGTGCAGCGCCAGATGGCGGCGCAAAAACGCTTCGTTGCCAATGCCGCCCATCAATTGCGCACGCCGCTGACGTTGATTTCGACGCAGGCCAGCTTTGCCGCCCGCGAAACCGATCCGGCCCGGCGTGAAGAAGCACTGCACGCGCTGATCCGCAGCACACGGCAAGTCACCCGGCTGGCCGAACAGTTGCTGACCCTGACCCGCGCCGAACCTGGCAGCCGCGCGCCCCGCGCTGACCGCGTCGATATGGCCGACATCGCTAGACAAGTGCTGGAAGCCCAGGCGGAAGACGCATTGCGGCGCGGCATCGATCTCGGCCTGGAGGCGGAAGGGGCGGCCCCCGTCACCGGCGACGCCACCATGCTGCGCGAAATGGTCGTCAACCTGGTCGATAATGCTCTTCGCTACACGCCGTCCCCCGGCGTTGTGACGGTGACAGTGGAGACGCTTGCTGACACCGTGCAACTCACCGTCGAAGACAGCGGCCCCGGCATCGCCCCCGCAGAACACGAACAGGTCTTCGAACGCTTCTACCGCATCATCGGCACCCAACCCGAAGGCAGCGGCCTCGGCCTTGCCATCGTCCGCGAAGTGGTGGAGGGCGCAGGCGGCAAGGTCACGCTGGGGAGTGCTGCGGAGGGCGGATTGAAGGTGGTGGTGCGGTTGCCGAGGGCGGGGTGA
- a CDS encoding Lrp/AsnC family transcriptional regulator, with the protein MPYTLDDIDRRILRALQKNGRISNVDLAQQVGLSPSPCLRRVRLLEEAGIIDRYVAVLNPAKVGAGLTVFARVWFKTQDAQLTLQFAEAIRKFPEVIECYLTTGECDAILRIATADLHSYWRFQADHLTRIPSVLSVKTDVPMETLKQSYELPLG; encoded by the coding sequence ATGCCTTACACTTTGGACGATATAGATCGCCGCATTTTGCGGGCACTTCAAAAAAACGGACGTATTTCCAATGTCGATCTGGCCCAGCAGGTCGGGCTGTCTCCTTCTCCCTGCCTGCGGCGCGTGCGACTGCTGGAAGAGGCAGGCATTATCGACCGCTATGTTGCGGTGCTAAACCCGGCAAAGGTTGGCGCCGGGCTGACTGTGTTTGCGCGGGTGTGGTTCAAGACACAGGACGCGCAGCTCACCCTGCAATTTGCCGAGGCGATCAGGAAATTTCCGGAAGTTATCGAATGCTATCTGACGACAGGCGAATGCGACGCCATTCTGCGCATCGCCACCGCCGATCTACACAGCTATTGGCGCTTCCAGGCCGACCACCTCACCCGAATACCAAGCGTCCTCAGCGTGAAAACGGACGTGCCAATGGAAACACTGAAGCAGAGCTACGAATTGCCATTGGGATGA
- a CDS encoding metallophosphoesterase family protein, which translates to MRFAAIADIHGNCLALEAVLADIAAQGIGYDHVVNLGDCFSGPLEAGRTGDLLLLLDLVTVRGNHDRYLIEQDRAAMHSSDAEAYDQLSPRHLQWLQRLPVTAVWREEVFLCHATPKIDDLYWLESVSPEGLVHLKARAEIEALAEGVGQELILCAHSHLPRAVRLTDGRLIVNPGSVGCPAYDDDVPFYHRVEAGTPLASYAILQKGEAGWTVTFRQVPYRHLEMARMAADRGRDDWASGLESGWLA; encoded by the coding sequence GCGGTGCTGGCCGATATTGCCGCCCAGGGCATTGGCTATGACCATGTCGTCAATCTCGGCGATTGTTTTTCCGGGCCGCTGGAGGCGGGCCGCACCGGCGATCTGCTGCTGTTGCTGGATCTTGTCACCGTCAGGGGCAATCATGACCGCTACCTGATCGAGCAGGACAGGGCCGCGATGCATTCTTCCGATGCGGAGGCCTATGACCAGCTTTCGCCTCGGCATTTGCAATGGCTGCAACGCCTGCCCGTCACCGCGGTCTGGCGCGAGGAGGTGTTTCTCTGCCACGCCACGCCAAAAATCGACGATCTCTACTGGCTGGAAAGCGTCAGCCCCGAAGGCCTGGTGCATCTGAAAGCCCGCGCCGAGATTGAGGCACTGGCCGAGGGCGTCGGGCAGGAACTGATTCTCTGCGCCCATTCGCATCTGCCGCGTGCGGTGCGGCTAACCGATGGGCGGCTGATCGTCAATCCCGGCAGCGTCGGCTGCCCGGCCTATGATGACGACGTACCGTTTTATCATCGGGTGGAAGCTGGAACGCCGCTCGCCTCCTATGCCATTCTGCAAAAGGGTGAGGCAGGCTGGACGGTGACGTTCCGGCAGGTGCCTTATCGTCATCTCGAAATGGCGCGAATGGCGGCGGACAGGGGCCGGGACGATTGGGCAAGTGGGCTGGAAAGTGGCTGGCTCGCCTGA
- a CDS encoding antitoxin MazE family protein yields MPTPVNHRVQKRRDALRAAGLRPVQIWVPDTRRPGFIEECHRQSMAVAAADGTDGDVLAFMDDALIDLNNEYPE; encoded by the coding sequence TTGCCGACACCCGTCAATCACCGTGTACAAAAACGGCGCGATGCCTTGCGTGCTGCGGGATTGCGACCTGTGCAAATCTGGGTGCCGGATACGCGTCGGCCTGGTTTTATCGAGGAATGCCATCGTCAATCCATGGCGGTTGCGGCTGCCGATGGGACTGATGGTGATGTTCTGGCTTTCATGGATGATGCTCTGATCGATCTCAATAACGAGTATCCCGAGTGA
- a CDS encoding response regulator, with translation MRLLIVEDNHELADWLAKALTQANYTVDAAHDGEEAEDFLNLADYAAVILDLSLPKIDGMTLLKRIRRSGRKVPVIILTANASLDGRVAGLDSGADDYLAKPFEMAELEARLRALIRRGHDLASPEIAVADLVLNSATRQFSLKGEVLSLTPREHSVLEYLILKAGSTVTKAALSQSVFGFDAETDPSAIEIYVHRVRKKLEGGAVQIATLRGLGYMLRAA, from the coding sequence ATGCGATTGCTGATCGTTGAAGACAATCATGAATTGGCCGATTGGCTGGCGAAGGCGCTGACGCAAGCGAATTACACCGTCGATGCCGCCCATGATGGCGAAGAGGCCGAGGATTTTTTGAACCTCGCCGATTATGCCGCTGTGATTCTCGATCTGTCCCTGCCGAAGATCGATGGAATGACCCTGCTGAAGCGCATCCGCCGCAGTGGCCGCAAAGTGCCGGTGATTATCCTGACCGCCAATGCCTCGCTGGACGGACGGGTGGCGGGGCTGGATTCCGGCGCTGACGATTATCTCGCCAAGCCCTTCGAAATGGCCGAACTGGAAGCCCGGCTGCGGGCGCTGATCCGGCGCGGCCATGATCTGGCCAGCCCGGAAATTGCCGTGGCTGATCTGGTGCTCAATAGCGCGACACGGCAGTTTTCCCTGAAGGGCGAGGTCTTGTCGCTGACGCCACGCGAACATTCGGTGCTGGAATATTTGATACTGAAGGCGGGCAGCACCGTGACCAAGGCGGCGCTGTCGCAAAGCGTGTTCGGCTTTGATGCCGAGACCGATCCGAGCGCCATTGAGATTTACGTGCACCGGGTGCGCAAGAAGCTGGAAGGCGGGGCGGTGCAGATCGCCACCCTGCGCGGCCTCGGCTATATGCTGCGGGCCGCGTGA